TTTTGGGAGAGGAAAGCTAAAAAAGTTTGGCAGCAATATTATGGTCACCGTAGTGCACTAAACATAGGTTTTAGCGCTGATAGAACCGAAAACGTTTTATGGCGTTTAGAAAATGGTGAAGTTGATGGTATTGATCCTAAATTAGTGGTGTTGATGATAGGCACCAATAATACTGGCCACAGGCAAGACGCTCCTAAAGATACAGCACTTGGTATTAAAACAATTCTTCATACTTTAGAAACTAAGTTGCCAAACTCTAAAATTTTGTTACTGGCGATATTTCCCCGTGGCGCCAGTGTTGATGATCCCCTGCGTAAAATAAATGATGATATTAATCTTATTATTAAAGATTTTGATGATGGTGAGCTGGTTCATTATTTAGATATTAATCATGTGTTTTTGGATGACAAAGGCAACTTAAGTCAAACTGTGATGGAAGATCTATTACACCCTAACCCCAATCAATATAAGGTTTGGGCAGAGGCAATGGAGCCCAAAATTAGAGTTTTAATGGCTGAGAATGATTAGTCGCTATTACTTTTTTAAATGGAAAATCTTATTTAATAGGGGCTGTGGGTAATACTTAAGCCGCTATTAAATAAGACT
The sequence above is a segment of the Paraglaciecola sp. L3A3 genome. Coding sequences within it:
- a CDS encoding platelet-activating factor acetylhydrolase IB subunit, which gives rise to MKNIIVVLALLIAGCGSSGPVSEPLSIVPADKSSVNWWMPRHEEKLLSKDQMGKVDLVFLGDSITHFWERKAKKVWQQYYGHRSALNIGFSADRTENVLWRLENGEVDGIDPKLVVLMIGTNNTGHRQDAPKDTALGIKTILHTLETKLPNSKILLLAIFPRGASVDDPLRKINDDINLIIKDFDDGELVHYLDINHVFLDDKGNLSQTVMEDLLHPNPNQYKVWAEAMEPKIRVLMAEND